The Tenebrio molitor chromosome 3, icTenMoli1.1, whole genome shotgun sequence genome contains a region encoding:
- the LOC138127364 gene encoding uncharacterized protein DDB_G0284459-like isoform X2 has product MSVHKESEILKTESIGSTGSKKSVTCDRKCIHQGDRICYNDEGNKEIIKKIPDDSIQTESTPSIDADSVRSGESLFKTFSFDTQDNDPDLEKCMSFWKSILSKNVKPIKCTLLKSKKPKEKVDKEEKTKLKPCEDEETKKMWLNIYKDLQRRKLDKLKLMKKQICDPCADYIDEEYEKKQEKEDIQKLNNWTSQNKPIGKSDVRSQIQRTLKVLQAARNSKDIQKSSETVPPSQLKKEPSTAPVTSSQNEQSVRSNHLITSSKEKLQSRSIQSFETKLAMEKSRERVVTRKQLEICCTCGCAVEECICAEISDVIGVEGLKHEKIIPKGREKFADCCRPCSCSVDCVCDEFTDQNQVCSCGCRVEECICQNLNTCTCGCKVDECICQNLDEKYTKECSCGCGTDECICQQLFTRSCKCGHSDCNCDMIEILSTYLETLKTSPGPQGNLESDELNLISTQTQTGETQWVLETTQKQGSYCVICGHFNCYCKLDTKTPI; this is encoded by the exons atgtctgtgCACAAAGAGAGCGAAATTCTGAAAACTGAAAGTATAGGATCAACTGGATCAAAAAAATCAGTAACATGTGACCGTAAATGCATACATCAAGGCGATCGCATTTGTTACAATGATGAAGGAAAcaaggaaattattaaaaaaataccagATGATTCAATTCAAACTGAATCCACTCCATCCATCGATGCAGACAGTGTTCGTTCTGGAGAGTCTTTATTTAAA ACATTTAGTTTTGACACCCAAGACAACGATCCTGATTTGGAGAAATGTATGTCATTTTGGAAAAGTATCctctcaaaaaatgtaaagccaattaaatgtacattactaaaatctaaaaaacccaaagaaAAAGTGGATAAGGAAGAGAAAACAAAACTGAAGCCCTGTGAAGACGaagaaacaaagaaaatgtGGTTGAACATTTATAAAGACTTACAACGAAGAAAACTGGATAAGTTAAAG TTGATGAAGAAACAGATTTGTGATCCGTGTGCTGATTACATCGACGAAGAATACGAAAAGAAGCAAGAAAAAGAAGATATACAAAAATTGAACAATTGGACGTCACAAAACAAACCGA TTGGAAAAAGTGACGTCAGGTCGCAAATTCAACGTACGTTAAAAGTTCTTCAGGCTGCAAGGAATTCTAAAGATATCCAAAAAAGTTCTGAAACAGTGCCACCCTCACAACTCAAAAAAGAACCATCAACTGCACCAGTGACCAGTTCTCAAAATGAACAGAGTGTCAGAAGTAACCATCTGATTACCtcatcaaaagaaaaacttcaatcGAGGTCAATCCAGTCCTTTGAAACTAAACTTGCAATGGAAAAATCGCGAGAAAGGGTTGTAACAAGAAAACAGTTGGAAATCTGCTGCACTTGTGGCTGTGCAGTTGAAGAATGCATTTGTGCTGAAATATCTGATGTCATAGGAGTGGAAGGattaaaacatgaaaaaataattccaaAAGGTAGGGAGAAATTTGCCGACTGCTGTCGTCCTTGCAGTTGTAGCGTTGACTGCGTTTGTGACGAATTCACTGACCAAAACCAAGTTTGTTCCTGCGGATGTCGAGTTGAAGAGTGCatctgtcaaaatttaaatacatgtACCTGTGGGTGCAAGGTTGATGAATGTATCTGTCAAAATTTAGATGAGAAATATACAAAAGAATGTTCCTGTGGATGTGGCACAGATGAATGCATCTGTCAACAGTTATTCACAAGATCATGTAAATGTGGGCATTCTGACTGCAACTGTGACATGATTGAGATCTTGTCAACTTACTTAGAAACTCTGAAAACATCACCTGGTCCTCAAGGTAATTTGGAGAGTGAtgaattaaatttgatttCCACTCAAACTCAAACTGGTGAAACACAATGGGTGTTGGAAACCACACAAAAACAGGGCAGCTACTGTGTCATTTGCGGTCATTTTAATTGTTACTGTAAATTGGACACTAAAACACCCATATAA
- the LOC138127364 gene encoding uncharacterized protein DDB_G0284459-like isoform X1 — MSVHKESEILKTESIGSTGSKKSVTCDRKCIHQGDRICYNDEGNKEIIKKIPDDSIQTESTPSIDADSVRSGESLFKTFSFDTQDNDPDLEKCMSFWKSILSKNVKPIKCTLLKSKKPKEKVDKEEKTKLKPCEDEETKKMWLNIYKDLQRRKLDKLKLMKKQICDPCADYIDEEYEKKQEKEDIQKLNNWTSQNKPSRFGKSDVRSQIQRTLKVLQAARNSKDIQKSSETVPPSQLKKEPSTAPVTSSQNEQSVRSNHLITSSKEKLQSRSIQSFETKLAMEKSRERVVTRKQLEICCTCGCAVEECICAEISDVIGVEGLKHEKIIPKGREKFADCCRPCSCSVDCVCDEFTDQNQVCSCGCRVEECICQNLNTCTCGCKVDECICQNLDEKYTKECSCGCGTDECICQQLFTRSCKCGHSDCNCDMIEILSTYLETLKTSPGPQGNLESDELNLISTQTQTGETQWVLETTQKQGSYCVICGHFNCYCKLDTKTPI; from the exons atgtctgtgCACAAAGAGAGCGAAATTCTGAAAACTGAAAGTATAGGATCAACTGGATCAAAAAAATCAGTAACATGTGACCGTAAATGCATACATCAAGGCGATCGCATTTGTTACAATGATGAAGGAAAcaaggaaattattaaaaaaataccagATGATTCAATTCAAACTGAATCCACTCCATCCATCGATGCAGACAGTGTTCGTTCTGGAGAGTCTTTATTTAAA ACATTTAGTTTTGACACCCAAGACAACGATCCTGATTTGGAGAAATGTATGTCATTTTGGAAAAGTATCctctcaaaaaatgtaaagccaattaaatgtacattactaaaatctaaaaaacccaaagaaAAAGTGGATAAGGAAGAGAAAACAAAACTGAAGCCCTGTGAAGACGaagaaacaaagaaaatgtGGTTGAACATTTATAAAGACTTACAACGAAGAAAACTGGATAAGTTAAAG TTGATGAAGAAACAGATTTGTGATCCGTGTGCTGATTACATCGACGAAGAATACGAAAAGAAGCAAGAAAAAGAAGATATACAAAAATTGAACAATTGGACGTCACAAAACAAACCGAGTCGGT TTGGAAAAAGTGACGTCAGGTCGCAAATTCAACGTACGTTAAAAGTTCTTCAGGCTGCAAGGAATTCTAAAGATATCCAAAAAAGTTCTGAAACAGTGCCACCCTCACAACTCAAAAAAGAACCATCAACTGCACCAGTGACCAGTTCTCAAAATGAACAGAGTGTCAGAAGTAACCATCTGATTACCtcatcaaaagaaaaacttcaatcGAGGTCAATCCAGTCCTTTGAAACTAAACTTGCAATGGAAAAATCGCGAGAAAGGGTTGTAACAAGAAAACAGTTGGAAATCTGCTGCACTTGTGGCTGTGCAGTTGAAGAATGCATTTGTGCTGAAATATCTGATGTCATAGGAGTGGAAGGattaaaacatgaaaaaataattccaaAAGGTAGGGAGAAATTTGCCGACTGCTGTCGTCCTTGCAGTTGTAGCGTTGACTGCGTTTGTGACGAATTCACTGACCAAAACCAAGTTTGTTCCTGCGGATGTCGAGTTGAAGAGTGCatctgtcaaaatttaaatacatgtACCTGTGGGTGCAAGGTTGATGAATGTATCTGTCAAAATTTAGATGAGAAATATACAAAAGAATGTTCCTGTGGATGTGGCACAGATGAATGCATCTGTCAACAGTTATTCACAAGATCATGTAAATGTGGGCATTCTGACTGCAACTGTGACATGATTGAGATCTTGTCAACTTACTTAGAAACTCTGAAAACATCACCTGGTCCTCAAGGTAATTTGGAGAGTGAtgaattaaatttgatttCCACTCAAACTCAAACTGGTGAAACACAATGGGTGTTGGAAACCACACAAAAACAGGGCAGCTACTGTGTCATTTGCGGTCATTTTAATTGTTACTGTAAATTGGACACTAAAACACCCATATAA